One region of Paucibacter aquatile genomic DNA includes:
- a CDS encoding ABC transporter permease, with the protein MNLEAIQENLPLYFSGALATFELLVISLLLGLLIAVPLGVLRSLQNSWISRVIWLYTYVFRGTPMLVQLFLIYYGLAQFEAVRESFAWPWLSSAWFCACLSFVLNTGAYTTEIIAGSIRALPAGEIEAAKSLGMSRWVMFRRIVLPSALRRSLPAYSNEAIFMLHGTSLASIVTIMDLTGAARQVNSTYYIPFEAFITAAVFYFLMTLSLVALFHKAEARWLKPLMPR; encoded by the coding sequence GTGAACCTGGAAGCGATTCAAGAAAACCTGCCGCTCTACTTCAGCGGCGCTCTGGCCACCTTTGAACTGCTGGTGATTTCACTGCTGCTGGGCCTGCTGATCGCCGTGCCCCTGGGTGTGCTGCGCAGCTTGCAGAACAGCTGGATCTCGCGTGTGATCTGGCTCTACACCTATGTGTTCCGCGGCACACCCATGCTGGTGCAGCTGTTTTTGATCTATTACGGCCTGGCTCAGTTCGAGGCGGTGCGCGAGAGCTTTGCCTGGCCCTGGCTGAGCTCGGCCTGGTTCTGCGCCTGCCTGAGCTTTGTGCTCAACACCGGCGCCTACACCACCGAGATCATCGCCGGCAGCATCCGTGCCCTGCCCGCCGGTGAAATCGAAGCGGCCAAGTCGCTGGGCATGAGCCGCTGGGTAATGTTCCGCCGCATCGTCCTGCCCTCGGCCCTGCGCCGCTCGCTGCCGGCCTACAGCAATGAGGCGATCTTCATGCTTCACGGCACCTCGCTGGCCAGCATCGTCACCATCATGGACCTGACCGGCGCGGCGCGCCAGGTCAACTCGACCTACTACATCCCCTTCGAGGCCTTCATCACCGCCGCGGTCTTCTACTTCCTGATGACCCTGAGCCTGGTGGCCCTGTTCCACAAGGCCGAGGCGCGCTGGCTCAAACCCCTGATGCCGCGCTGA
- a CDS encoding ABC transporter ATP-binding protein, with protein sequence MSTVPDTQTASLIVDNLHKRYGEREVLKGVSLSAKKGDVITLIGSSGSGKSTFLRCLNLLEQPYEGRLSLRGEELKLVRDRDGSLKAADAKQLQLWRARLAMVFQNFNLWAHRTVLENVIEAPVHVLGVPKAEAIAKAEALLARVGVSHRKDVYPAQLSGGEQQRVAIARALAVEPEVMLFDEPTSALDPELVGEVLKVMRDLAAEGRTMIVVTHEMGFAREVSNYTLFLHQGKVEEEGNPREVLSKPNSQRLQQFLSGGLK encoded by the coding sequence ATGTCCACCGTGCCCGATACCCAGACCGCCAGCCTCATCGTCGACAACCTGCACAAGCGCTACGGCGAACGTGAGGTGCTGAAGGGCGTGTCCCTGTCCGCCAAAAAGGGCGATGTGATCACCCTGATCGGTTCCTCCGGTTCCGGCAAGAGCACCTTTCTGCGCTGCCTGAACCTGCTGGAGCAGCCCTACGAGGGCCGCCTGTCCCTGCGAGGCGAAGAGCTCAAGCTGGTGCGCGACCGCGACGGCAGCCTCAAGGCGGCCGATGCCAAGCAGCTGCAGCTCTGGCGCGCGCGCCTGGCCATGGTGTTCCAGAACTTCAACCTCTGGGCCCATCGCACGGTGCTGGAGAACGTGATCGAAGCGCCGGTCCATGTGCTGGGCGTGCCCAAGGCCGAGGCCATCGCCAAGGCCGAGGCCTTGCTGGCCCGCGTGGGCGTCTCGCACCGCAAGGATGTCTACCCGGCCCAGCTCTCGGGCGGCGAGCAGCAACGCGTGGCCATCGCCCGCGCCCTGGCGGTCGAGCCCGAGGTGATGCTGTTCGACGAACCGACCTCGGCCCTCGACCCAGAGCTGGTCGGCGAGGTGCTCAAGGTCATGCGCGATCTGGCCGCCGAAGGGCGCACCATGATTGTGGTGACCCACGAGATGGGTTTTGCCCGCGAGGTGTCCAACTACACCTTGTTCCTGCACCAGGGCAAGGTCGAGGAAGAAGGCAACCCGCGCGAGGTGCTGAGCAAGCCCAACAGCCAGCGCCTGCAGCAGTTCCTCAGCGGCGGTTTGAAGTAA
- a CDS encoding succinylglutamate desuccinylase/aspartoacylase family protein, with protein sequence MQIQTHPLISPAPGTQRELISIHYGQPAGERIGQKAYIQASLHADELPGMLVAHHLRKKLDVLQAAGRITGEVILVPMANPIGLSQQMLYMHMGRFETTTGENFNRHYPDQIEATAQAAESQLSQDADHNTRVLRRELKKAVAAAPVDTELQSLRRTLMSLSCDADIVLDLHCDAQAVMHLYTETPCWPECEMLARFIRSRVTLLAQESGDSPFDEACSQTWWKWAKRFEGQFPIKQACLSVTVELRGAADVEHALAEADAQNIIDFLIYRGLISGDKPALPEAVGDARPLAGSMPIKAPVAGALTFLREPGETVAAGDVLAHVIDPISNAVTELKSPVDGLFFARDFVRFAPAGMRVAKVAGLQALRTGKLLGA encoded by the coding sequence ATGCAGATCCAGACCCATCCCCTGATTTCCCCGGCCCCGGGCACGCAGCGCGAGCTGATCTCCATCCACTACGGCCAGCCGGCTGGCGAGCGCATCGGCCAGAAGGCCTACATCCAGGCCTCGCTCCATGCCGATGAGCTGCCCGGCATGCTGGTCGCCCACCACCTGCGCAAGAAGCTCGATGTGCTGCAGGCCGCCGGCCGCATCACCGGCGAGGTGATCCTGGTGCCCATGGCCAACCCCATCGGCCTGTCGCAGCAGATGCTGTACATGCACATGGGTCGCTTCGAGACCACCACGGGCGAGAACTTCAACCGCCACTACCCCGACCAGATCGAGGCCACGGCCCAGGCGGCGGAAAGCCAGCTGAGCCAGGACGCCGACCACAACACCCGTGTGCTGCGCCGCGAGCTGAAAAAAGCCGTGGCCGCCGCGCCGGTGGACACGGAACTGCAGTCCCTGCGCCGCACCCTGATGAGCCTGAGCTGCGACGCCGACATCGTGCTCGACCTGCACTGCGACGCCCAGGCCGTGATGCACCTCTACACCGAGACGCCTTGCTGGCCCGAGTGCGAGATGCTGGCCCGTTTCATACGCTCGCGCGTGACCCTGCTGGCCCAGGAGAGCGGCGATTCGCCCTTCGACGAAGCCTGCTCGCAGACTTGGTGGAAATGGGCGAAGCGCTTCGAGGGCCAATTCCCGATCAAGCAGGCCTGCCTGTCGGTCACCGTCGAGCTGCGCGGCGCGGCCGACGTCGAACATGCCCTGGCCGAGGCCGATGCGCAGAACATCATCGATTTCCTGATCTACCGCGGCCTGATCAGCGGCGACAAGCCCGCCCTGCCCGAGGCCGTGGGCGACGCCCGCCCGCTGGCCGGCAGCATGCCGATCAAGGCCCCGGTGGCGGGCGCCCTGACCTTTTTGCGCGAGCCTGGCGAGACCGTGGCGGCCGGCGATGTGCTGGCCCATGTGATCGACCCGATCAGCAATGCCGTGACCGAGCTCAAGAGCCCGGTGGACGGCCTGTTCTTCGCACGCGATTTCGTGCGCTTCGCGCCGGCCGGCATGCGCGTGGCCAAGGTGGCCGGCCTGCAGGCCCTGCGCACCGGCAAGCTGCTGGGCGCCTGA